In Dysgonomonadaceae bacterium PH5-43, a single window of DNA contains:
- a CDS encoding integrase (product_source=COG0582; cath_funfam=1.10.150.130,1.10.443.10; cog=COG0582; pfam=PF00589,PF13102,PF17293; superfamily=46785,56349), whose amino-acid sequence MASVKIKIRHSVVEDKEGVLYYQITHSRVVRQIKTGYKLFPDEWDCDLSKIVLPVLDENPKRYLLLIHERLQSDKNRLSKIINALDQKGIFYTVDDIVKGYYSQSSEVSLCNFMEDIILKLKKLDKIRTSETYTAALNSFMRFRNNEDVMLNEIDSDLMEAYEAYLTKQNIGMNTISFYMRILRAVYNRAVEKGFAFLRYPFKQVYTGTPKTIKRAISLETLKQIKELDLNFNPKLEYVRDMFMFSFYTRGMSFIDMAYLRKSDLQNGMLSYKRKKTGQKLYIKWENCMQEIVDKYQITTSLYLLPIIKHSNIDERRQYKNAIFLINRKLKEVAKKVDLSLPLTMYVARHSWASIAQSKNIPISVISEGMGHDSETTTQIYLASLDTAVIDNANSLILKCF is encoded by the coding sequence ATGGCATCGGTTAAAATAAAGATCCGGCACTCAGTTGTCGAAGATAAAGAAGGCGTATTATATTATCAGATTACACATAGTCGTGTAGTAAGACAGATTAAGACAGGGTACAAACTCTTTCCAGATGAATGGGATTGTGATTTGTCTAAAATAGTTTTACCAGTACTTGACGAGAATCCGAAGAGATATTTATTATTAATCCATGAACGTCTCCAATCGGATAAAAACAGGCTAAGTAAGATTATCAACGCTTTAGACCAAAAAGGAATTTTTTACACGGTTGATGATATAGTCAAAGGTTATTATAGTCAGTCGAGTGAAGTCAGCCTGTGTAATTTCATGGAGGATATAATTCTCAAATTAAAGAAATTGGATAAAATTAGGACAAGTGAGACATATACAGCAGCCCTAAATAGTTTTATGCGATTCAGAAACAATGAAGATGTAATGTTGAATGAGATAGATTCGGATTTAATGGAAGCTTACGAAGCTTATCTGACAAAACAGAATATAGGTATGAATACCATTTCATTCTATATGAGAATACTTAGGGCGGTTTATAATAGAGCGGTAGAAAAAGGCTTTGCTTTTCTTCGGTATCCATTTAAGCAGGTGTATACTGGTACACCCAAAACTATAAAAAGAGCTATCTCACTCGAAACTCTCAAGCAAATAAAAGAATTGGATTTGAACTTCAATCCTAAGTTGGAATATGTACGAGATATGTTTATGTTTAGTTTTTATACTCGTGGAATGTCATTTATAGATATGGCATATTTGAGAAAGAGCGACCTGCAAAATGGTATGCTTTCTTATAAACGAAAAAAAACGGGACAGAAATTATATATAAAATGGGAAAATTGTATGCAGGAGATTGTTGATAAATATCAGATAACAACCTCTCTCTATTTATTACCTATAATAAAGCATTCGAATATTGACGAGCGGAGACAATATAAAAATGCGATATTTCTTATAAATAGAAAACTCAAAGAGGTTGCTAAGAAAGTTGACTTATCTCTTCCTCTGACCATGTATGTTGCACGTCATTCATGGGCAAGCATCGCCCAAAGCAAGAATATTCCCATATCGGTAATCAGCGAGGGAATGGGACATGATTCTGAAACAACTACACAAATATATTTAGCATCGTTAGATACAGCGGTGATAGATAACGCAAATAGTCTAATTTTAAAGTGTTTTTAA
- a CDS encoding hypothetical protein (product_source=Hypo-rule applied), producing MVQLLLNDALLQGLSEIEKFKELTKSSKGSRIFNQSLNQSLLRIEQFKRIENREMQFENYIRNQVLSILKINIYKGLSIESEMERKQTNISQNK from the coding sequence ATGGTACAATTATTATTAAATGATGCTTTATTGCAAGGCCTATCGGAAATAGAGAAGTTTAAGGAACTTACGAAATCATCGAAAGGAAGTAGGATTTTTAATCAATCTCTTAATCAATCACTGCTAAGGATTGAACAGTTCAAGCGGATTGAAAATAGAGAAATGCAGTTTGAGAATTATATCCGAAATCAAGTGTTGTCAATTCTTAAGATTAATATTTACAAGGGATTGTCAATAGAATCGGAGATGGAAAGGAAACAGACTAATATTTCCCAAAATAAGTAA